A single genomic interval of Nycticebus coucang isolate mNycCou1 chromosome 21, mNycCou1.pri, whole genome shotgun sequence harbors:
- the SMIM26 gene encoding small integral membrane protein 26 — MHPARASAWYRRMSVVYALGTWTLLSSVFVLSRRKQNLPGNEENQKNDSTHELIEPLPEFYVETIVTYKEDFVPVTERILNYLKSWTDGPGPES; from the exons ATGCATCCCGCCCGGGCCTCGGCTTGGTACCGGCGAATGTCGGTGGTCTACGCGCTCGGTACCTGGACCCTGTTGAGCTCAGTGTTTGTTTTAAGCAGGAGGAAGCAGAACCTGCCAG gtaatgaagaaaatcaaaagaatgaTTCAACACATGAACTAATAGAGCCCCTACCAGAGTTTTATGTTGAAACCATTGTCACATATAAAGAAGATTTTGTTCCAGTTACTGAAAGGATCCTCAACTATTTGAAGTCATGGACTGATGGCCCTGGTCCAGAATCATGA